A single genomic interval of Stieleria maiorica harbors:
- a CDS encoding aldose epimerase family protein, protein MNPISALSWPCRCVCLALAIAPLFAFSAEAVEVETAGDIQIYTMKNDSGMTVRITNYGAIIMSIVVPDRDGKMADVALGYNDIASYTNAVDKPYFGAVVGRYGNRIAKGKFTIDDQEYTLAINNPPNSLHGGIIGFDKVIWDGKVDNEANAVTLSYLAKDGEEGYPGNLNCSVTYRLTDENAIEIDYLATTDKATPINLTQHTYFNLKGEGEGTILGHELMINARRYTPVDETLIPTGTTPAVQGTPFDFTTAKPIGRDIAADNEQLKFGGGYDHNWVLDKGGQTGEMTLAATVYEPTSGRVLEVSTTEPGIQFYCGNFLDGRLTGKSGKKYVHRGGFCLETQHYPDSPNQPTFPSTILKPDDEYETKTVFKFSTR, encoded by the coding sequence ATGAACCCCATCTCCGCGCTCTCCTGGCCGTGTCGTTGCGTTTGTCTCGCCCTGGCAATTGCCCCATTGTTTGCTTTCTCCGCCGAGGCGGTCGAGGTCGAAACGGCGGGCGACATTCAGATCTACACGATGAAAAACGACAGCGGTATGACCGTGCGAATCACCAATTATGGCGCGATCATCATGTCGATCGTCGTCCCTGATCGCGACGGCAAGATGGCCGACGTCGCATTGGGCTACAACGACATCGCCAGTTACACCAACGCCGTCGACAAACCGTACTTTGGTGCCGTCGTGGGGCGTTACGGCAATCGGATCGCCAAGGGGAAATTCACCATCGACGACCAAGAGTACACCCTGGCGATCAACAACCCGCCGAACAGCTTGCACGGCGGGATCATCGGATTTGACAAAGTCATCTGGGACGGTAAGGTCGACAACGAAGCCAACGCAGTGACCCTGTCCTACTTGGCCAAAGACGGCGAAGAAGGGTACCCGGGCAATTTGAACTGCTCGGTGACCTATCGATTGACCGACGAGAACGCGATCGAGATTGATTACTTGGCCACCACCGACAAGGCGACGCCGATCAACCTGACCCAACACACCTACTTTAATCTCAAAGGTGAAGGGGAAGGCACGATCTTGGGCCACGAGTTGATGATCAACGCCAGACGTTACACGCCCGTTGATGAAACGTTGATTCCGACCGGTACGACGCCGGCCGTCCAGGGAACTCCGTTTGATTTCACGACCGCCAAACCGATCGGCCGCGATATCGCCGCGGATAACGAACAGCTGAAATTCGGCGGCGGCTATGACCACAACTGGGTCTTGGACAAGGGAGGCCAAACCGGCGAGATGACGTTGGCCGCCACGGTCTATGAGCCGACCAGCGGACGCGTGCTGGAAGTTTCAACCACCGAACCGGGAATCCAGTTCTACTGTGGCAACTTCCTGGACGGCCGGCTGACCGGAAAGTCGGGGAAGAAATATGTCCACCGCGGTGGGTTCTGTTTGGAAACTCAACACTATCCCGACAGCCCCAACCAACCCACGTTTCCGTCGACCATCCTGAAACCGGACGACGAGTACGAAACGAAAACCGTGTTTAAGTTTTCGACTCGGTAG
- a CDS encoding phosphoesterase — translation MATHEEHVLVIPASVIDAIGVIDGFESDVDRFLGPILESDQLSYRPRGAMEVDPSFKQLIPYVVLEWADDAGQRHVFAYTRGGGGGEERLHAKRSIGIGGHISREDAADGSDAYATGMQRELDEEIRLEAQYTETREGLIYDPSNEVGQVHLGVVHRFVLDSPNVTSNEADLAEGGFVSIDQLRSEHQRLETWSQLALDALYG, via the coding sequence ATGGCAACTCACGAAGAACACGTCCTGGTCATCCCCGCATCGGTCATCGACGCGATCGGCGTGATCGACGGCTTTGAATCGGATGTCGATCGATTCTTGGGACCGATTCTGGAAAGCGACCAATTGTCCTATCGGCCTCGCGGGGCGATGGAAGTCGACCCGAGTTTCAAGCAATTGATTCCCTACGTGGTTCTGGAATGGGCCGACGACGCGGGACAGCGACACGTGTTCGCGTACACCCGCGGCGGAGGCGGCGGCGAAGAACGTCTGCACGCCAAACGCAGCATCGGAATCGGCGGGCACATCAGCCGCGAAGACGCCGCCGACGGCAGCGACGCCTACGCCACCGGGATGCAACGCGAACTGGACGAAGAGATCCGATTGGAAGCACAGTACACCGAGACCCGTGAGGGGCTGATCTATGATCCCTCCAACGAAGTCGGTCAAGTTCACTTGGGGGTGGTCCATCGATTCGTGCTCGATTCCCCGAACGTGACCAGCAACGAAGCCGATCTGGCCGAGGGCGGATTCGTTTCGATCGACCAGCTGCGATCCGAACACCAACGGCTGGAAACCTGGAGCCAGTTGGCGCTCGATGCGCTGTATGGTTGA
- a CDS encoding PVC-type heme-binding CxxCH protein: MKSPTRIVFLAAAALLAGLLVSPFTLAADLKLQKGDHICLVGNALGERMQAENEWETLLHTRFPELELVVRNLCFPGDEPYIRIRSKNFGDPTSHLTHSQASVVMYFFGYNESFAGEKGLKKYKSDLTKLVNETLAADYGKGRPQVVLVSPIAFEGSDDPNLSDGKQQNQNLAMYTEAMSDVASQTDVVFVDLFTPTKALFEKSSERLTINGFHLSDRGYDALAPILDQALFGNELSSAINPDLKKEIDDKNFHWFHRYRAVNGYSIYGDRGLAGQDGDRKYNNRDVMERERAILDEMTATRDARIWAVAAGKPVPETIDDSQTLPFLEPTTNVGTPNDKNAKAGKLGSLEYLPAAEQIKLFDLADGFEIQLVASEEQFPELSNPVALNFDSKGRLWVATMKSYPHWKPKSPMNDKLLIFEDNDGDHAADVCKVFAENLHQPTGFELGHGGAYVSRQPDIWFIKDTDGDDKADEVTRHLIGFDSADSHHGIAAFEWGPGGNLYFEEGTFKFSAVESPYGVRRLAEAGIWKYNPRTERMNVHASFAFSNPWGYCYDKWGQDFIGDASPGNAYWAAPISGHVEFPNKHPGGSQHRRVAELAGGDPKYKFPTFYPKRIRPLAGCAIVSSRHFPDDMQGNFLVTNVIGERAILNHKIMPAENGSGFVGKEVEPLLSCRDGNFRPVDVQFAPDGSLYVVDWHNALIGHLQHNLRDPSRDHSHGRIWRVTRKDRPLLEPAKIDGAPIADVLELLKSPEDRTRYRARRELAARDSARVLEGLDTWVDGLDPSDPNVEHQQMEALWMYQTHNRVRTELLDKLLASENYRARAACVRLTSHMMHAIPDHADRFAKAVHDEHPTVRLEAVRAISFLEGDEAIEMALGVLEYEMDDYLQYTLDETMRQLEQ, encoded by the coding sequence ATGAAATCACCTACCCGGATTGTTTTCCTGGCCGCCGCGGCGCTGCTGGCCGGATTGCTCGTCTCCCCGTTCACCCTGGCCGCCGATCTGAAGCTTCAAAAGGGCGACCACATCTGCCTGGTCGGCAATGCGTTGGGCGAGCGGATGCAGGCCGAGAACGAATGGGAGACGCTGCTGCACACGCGTTTTCCGGAACTGGAACTAGTCGTTCGAAACCTGTGTTTCCCCGGCGACGAGCCGTACATCCGTATTCGCTCGAAAAACTTCGGTGATCCGACCAGCCATCTGACGCACAGCCAAGCGTCGGTCGTGATGTATTTCTTTGGTTACAACGAATCGTTCGCCGGTGAAAAGGGATTGAAGAAATACAAGTCGGACCTGACCAAGCTGGTCAATGAAACCCTGGCGGCGGATTACGGCAAGGGACGTCCACAAGTCGTCCTGGTCTCGCCGATCGCGTTTGAGGGATCCGACGACCCGAACCTTTCCGACGGCAAGCAGCAGAACCAGAACTTGGCCATGTACACCGAAGCGATGTCCGATGTCGCGTCGCAAACCGATGTGGTGTTCGTCGACTTGTTCACGCCGACGAAAGCATTGTTCGAAAAGTCCTCCGAGCGGTTGACGATCAACGGATTTCATTTGAGTGATCGCGGATACGATGCATTGGCCCCGATCCTGGATCAGGCACTGTTCGGCAACGAACTGAGCTCGGCAATCAATCCCGATCTGAAAAAGGAAATCGACGACAAGAACTTTCACTGGTTCCATCGCTATCGCGCGGTCAACGGATATTCGATCTACGGTGATCGCGGTCTGGCCGGGCAAGACGGCGACCGCAAGTACAACAACCGCGACGTGATGGAGCGTGAACGCGCGATCTTGGACGAGATGACGGCAACCCGCGACGCGCGGATCTGGGCCGTGGCCGCCGGCAAACCGGTCCCCGAAACCATCGATGATTCTCAAACGCTGCCGTTCCTCGAGCCCACCACCAACGTCGGCACGCCGAACGACAAGAACGCCAAGGCCGGAAAACTCGGTTCGTTGGAATACCTGCCGGCGGCCGAACAGATCAAGTTGTTCGATCTGGCCGACGGTTTTGAGATCCAATTGGTCGCGTCGGAAGAACAATTCCCCGAGCTGTCCAACCCGGTCGCGTTGAACTTCGACAGCAAGGGCCGCTTGTGGGTCGCGACGATGAAGTCGTACCCGCACTGGAAGCCCAAGTCGCCGATGAACGACAAACTGTTGATCTTTGAAGACAACGACGGCGACCATGCCGCCGACGTCTGCAAGGTGTTTGCCGAAAACCTGCACCAACCGACCGGTTTCGAACTCGGCCACGGCGGCGCCTACGTTTCGCGCCAGCCCGACATCTGGTTCATCAAGGACACCGACGGCGACGACAAGGCCGACGAGGTGACCCGGCATTTGATCGGATTCGACTCGGCCGACTCGCACCACGGCATCGCGGCGTTCGAATGGGGCCCCGGCGGCAACCTGTACTTCGAAGAAGGCACGTTTAAGTTCTCCGCCGTCGAATCGCCCTACGGCGTACGTCGGTTAGCCGAAGCCGGGATCTGGAAATACAACCCGCGGACCGAACGCATGAACGTTCACGCGTCCTTCGCGTTCTCCAACCCGTGGGGATACTGCTACGACAAATGGGGACAAGACTTCATCGGCGATGCCTCACCGGGCAACGCCTACTGGGCCGCCCCGATCAGCGGACACGTCGAGTTCCCCAACAAGCACCCCGGCGGCAGCCAACACCGACGCGTCGCAGAACTTGCCGGCGGTGATCCCAAATACAAGTTCCCGACGTTTTACCCCAAACGGATTCGACCGTTGGCCGGATGCGCGATCGTTTCCAGCCGCCATTTTCCCGACGACATGCAAGGCAACTTCCTGGTCACCAACGTGATCGGAGAACGCGCGATCTTGAATCACAAGATCATGCCCGCTGAAAACGGCAGCGGCTTTGTCGGCAAAGAAGTCGAACCGTTGCTCTCCTGTCGCGACGGCAACTTCCGACCGGTTGATGTTCAATTCGCTCCTGACGGGTCGCTGTACGTCGTCGACTGGCACAACGCCTTGATCGGCCACCTGCAACACAACTTGCGCGATCCCAGCCGCGACCATTCCCACGGACGAATTTGGCGGGTCACACGCAAGGACCGACCGCTGTTGGAACCGGCAAAAATCGACGGCGCCCCCATCGCCGATGTGTTGGAATTGCTGAAGTCGCCCGAGGATCGTACCCGTTATCGCGCACGACGCGAACTGGCCGCGCGCGACAGCGCCCGCGTCCTGGAGGGATTGGATACCTGGGTCGATGGGCTGGACCCGTCCGATCCCAACGTCGAACACCAGCAGATGGAAGCGTTGTGGATGTACCAAACCCACAATCGGGTCCGCACCGAATTGCTGGACAAATTGCTGGCGTCGGAAAACTATCGGGCACGTGCGGCCTGTGTGCGGCTGACCTCACACATGATGCACGCGATCCCCGATCACGCCGATCGATTCGCCAAAGCCGTCCACGATGAACATCCCACGGTCCGTTTGGAGGCAGTGCGCGCGATCAGCTTCCTGGAAGGAGACGAGGCGATCGAAATGGCCCTCGGTGTCCTGGAATACGAGATGGACGACTACTTGCAGTACACGCTGGATGAAACCATGCGTCAGCTGGAACAGTAG
- a CDS encoding serine/threonine protein kinase, giving the protein MATDKINSNEPPVEGDDGLDEILAEYLQRLESGESPDPADYLARYPHHADELCSFFRNHHWMGEGPAPQIVSLCGQEIGSYRIESEIARGGMGVVYRARQTGLDRCVAVKLISSGVLASEEERKRFRMEAESAAQLDHPGIISIHEIGTWNGHEYFSMTLVDGPTLQRYVDDQSLGDTRAAEMVRDIARAVGYAHRAGIVHRDLKPDNILINQDGRPLVADFGLAKWSQKGTMLTRTGQVLGTPNYMSPEQAAGRAGSGVASDIYSLGAILYALITGVPPHEGSNPAEVIRSVLQDEPSLPRSYRPQLSRDLENVCLKAIRYEPECRYQSADELADDLDRYLAGDTIKAAGSGLIERVAREIGRDQHQDHFLRWHGTLLLLGVIIFVTHVLIFVLLRMQFPHSIAYWIPRLTMFALIFGTIYRARDGSLSPRSIAERPVWSIWLGYLSALAVVNILLFLGGINDSALFPLASALSGFAFVAMAGHIWGGSALAGIAFFLVAPLMVWWPQIAPLLFGTMYLLSILAISQHYRRRAK; this is encoded by the coding sequence ATGGCCACGGACAAAATCAATTCGAACGAACCCCCGGTCGAAGGCGACGACGGCTTGGACGAGATTCTGGCAGAGTACCTGCAGCGCCTCGAATCCGGCGAGTCCCCCGATCCGGCAGACTATCTGGCGCGTTATCCGCATCACGCCGACGAATTGTGCAGTTTCTTTCGCAATCACCACTGGATGGGAGAAGGTCCGGCGCCGCAAATCGTCTCATTATGCGGCCAGGAAATCGGATCCTATCGGATTGAATCCGAGATCGCGCGGGGCGGCATGGGTGTCGTCTACCGCGCCCGACAGACGGGGCTCGATCGCTGCGTCGCGGTCAAGTTGATCAGCAGCGGGGTTCTGGCCAGCGAAGAAGAACGCAAACGGTTCCGCATGGAAGCCGAGTCGGCGGCCCAATTGGATCACCCTGGCATCATCTCCATCCATGAAATCGGGACCTGGAACGGCCACGAATACTTTTCGATGACCCTGGTCGACGGGCCGACGCTGCAACGATACGTCGACGACCAATCGCTGGGCGACACCCGGGCCGCCGAGATGGTCCGTGACATCGCACGGGCAGTCGGTTACGCCCACCGAGCCGGCATCGTGCATCGCGACCTGAAACCGGACAACATTCTGATCAACCAGGACGGACGTCCGTTGGTGGCCGATTTCGGACTGGCCAAATGGAGCCAAAAGGGGACGATGTTGACGCGGACCGGCCAAGTCCTGGGGACGCCCAACTACATGAGTCCCGAACAGGCGGCCGGCCGCGCGGGATCGGGTGTGGCGTCCGACATCTATTCACTCGGCGCGATCCTTTACGCACTCATCACCGGCGTGCCGCCACACGAGGGCTCCAATCCCGCCGAAGTGATCCGCAGCGTGTTGCAAGACGAGCCCAGTCTGCCGCGAAGCTACCGGCCGCAACTCTCTCGCGACCTGGAAAACGTCTGCCTGAAGGCGATTCGCTATGAGCCGGAATGTCGCTACCAATCCGCCGACGAATTGGCCGACGATCTGGACCGCTACCTCGCCGGCGACACGATCAAGGCGGCCGGCAGTGGATTGATCGAACGCGTGGCCCGCGAAATCGGTCGCGACCAGCACCAAGATCATTTCCTCCGCTGGCACGGGACGCTTCTGCTGCTGGGCGTGATCATTTTCGTCACCCACGTGTTGATCTTTGTCTTGCTGCGGATGCAGTTTCCGCATTCGATCGCCTATTGGATTCCGCGGCTGACGATGTTTGCCTTGATCTTCGGGACGATTTATCGCGCCCGGGACGGATCGTTGTCCCCGCGCAGCATCGCCGAACGACCGGTGTGGTCGATTTGGCTGGGCTATCTCAGCGCCCTGGCGGTCGTCAATATTTTGCTGTTCCTTGGCGGCATCAATGATTCCGCGCTGTTTCCGCTCGCCTCGGCGCTCAGCGGATTCGCTTTTGTGGCCATGGCCGGTCACATCTGGGGCGGTTCGGCGCTGGCCGGCATCGCGTTTTTCCTGGTCGCCCCGCTGATGGTCTGGTGGCCGCAGATTGCCCCGCTGCTGTTCGGGACGATGTACCTGTTGTCAATTCTCGCGATTAGCCAGCATTACCGTCGCCGCGCCAAATGA
- a CDS encoding cysteine desulfurase family protein, with translation MGGLSLDTNTDARPTSERTMIYLDNHATTPCDPRVAEQMMPWLVEHFGNPHSTSHEMGRQAKSAIDTSLGVIASRLGIAADSVLITSGATESNNLAIDGICRHPRQRRRHVVTSTIEHPAVLDVVARLEKDGFRVTRVPVHANDHQLAGQIDLDQLAATIDDDTALVSVHWANNEIGVIQPMESIAEIAHRSGALFHSDATQAVGRIDVDLKRVDVDLISASAHKFYGPKGVGLLTIAGGMAARRVRLKPMIVGGGQQRNLRSGTMSPANVIAMATALELAITESALVAERVSQMRSQLWNGLVQGIDGISSNGPPANPSRRLVGNLNCRLPGIEGESWMAACSDVAFSSGSACSSVDAKPSHVLTGLGLSESEARRSVRFGIGKFNTPDQIDRAIDLLVAGYQNLTR, from the coding sequence ATGGGCGGCTTAAGCCTGGACACCAACACCGATGCCCGTCCCACGAGCGAACGTACGATGATCTACTTGGACAACCACGCGACGACGCCCTGCGACCCCCGCGTCGCCGAGCAAATGATGCCGTGGTTGGTCGAACACTTCGGCAATCCACACAGCACGTCCCACGAAATGGGGCGTCAGGCGAAATCGGCGATCGACACCTCGCTGGGGGTGATCGCGTCCCGGTTGGGAATCGCGGCGGATTCGGTGCTGATCACCAGCGGGGCGACCGAGAGCAACAATCTGGCGATCGACGGCATCTGCCGCCACCCGCGCCAACGTCGGCGCCATGTCGTGACCAGCACGATCGAACACCCGGCCGTTCTGGACGTGGTGGCCAGACTTGAAAAAGACGGCTTTCGAGTGACACGTGTTCCGGTGCATGCCAATGATCACCAGCTTGCCGGACAGATCGATCTGGACCAACTGGCCGCAACGATCGACGATGACACGGCACTGGTTTCGGTGCACTGGGCGAACAACGAAATCGGCGTGATCCAACCGATGGAATCGATCGCCGAAATCGCCCACCGATCCGGGGCGCTTTTTCACAGCGACGCGACGCAAGCGGTCGGTCGAATTGACGTGGATTTAAAACGCGTGGACGTTGATTTGATCAGCGCGTCGGCCCACAAGTTTTATGGCCCCAAAGGTGTCGGCCTGTTGACGATCGCCGGCGGCATGGCGGCGCGCCGTGTCCGATTGAAACCGATGATCGTCGGCGGCGGCCAACAACGAAACTTGCGCAGCGGGACGATGTCGCCGGCCAATGTCATCGCGATGGCCACCGCGCTAGAACTGGCCATCACGGAATCAGCCTTGGTCGCCGAGCGAGTTAGCCAGATGCGGTCGCAACTCTGGAACGGGTTAGTCCAAGGCATCGACGGCATTTCTTCCAATGGGCCACCGGCAAATCCGTCGCGTCGGTTGGTCGGCAACCTGAATTGTCGACTGCCGGGGATCGAAGGCGAATCCTGGATGGCGGCCTGCAGCGACGTCGCCTTCAGCAGCGGTTCGGCCTGCAGCAGCGTCGATGCCAAACCGAGCCACGTGTTGACCGGGTTGGGGCTGAGCGAAAGCGAAGCACGGCGAAGCGTGCGATTCGGGATCGGGAAATTCAACACGCCCGACCAGATCGACCGCGCGATCGATTTGTTGGTCGCCGGCTACCAGAACCTGACCAGATAG
- a CDS encoding galactitol-1-phosphate 5-dehydrogenase, translated as MLLTEYKHLEVTEVDNPTIGPKDLLVQVKACGICGSDIHGYDGSSGRRIPPLVMGHEASGIVAEIGSEVTGFAVGDHVTFDSTVSCGDCFHCRRGEINLCDNRTVLGVSCGEYRRHGAFAELVSVPQHICYKLPEEMPFEHAALIEAVSVAVHAANRTPVKLGDTAVVVGSGMIGLLTIQAIRLAGCAKVIAVDLDQDRLDAALALGADVALKADQVDVAEEVRKLTGGRGADVALEVVGATATIDTAIACLRKGGSITLVGNLAPRVEVPLQAIVTRELNVFGTCASCGEYPACIELMRSGAIKVEPLITATATLDEGPEWFSRLYAGEKGAMKVVIQPGVSA; from the coding sequence ATGCTGTTGACAGAATATAAACACCTGGAAGTCACCGAAGTCGACAACCCGACGATCGGCCCGAAAGACCTGTTGGTCCAAGTGAAGGCATGTGGCATTTGCGGCAGCGACATCCACGGGTACGACGGTAGCAGCGGGCGGCGGATCCCGCCGCTGGTGATGGGACACGAGGCGTCGGGGATCGTTGCGGAAATCGGTAGCGAAGTGACCGGGTTTGCCGTCGGTGATCACGTGACGTTCGATTCGACGGTGTCCTGTGGCGACTGTTTTCATTGCCGCCGAGGCGAGATCAACCTGTGCGACAATCGAACCGTCTTGGGCGTCTCCTGTGGCGAGTACCGTCGGCACGGTGCGTTCGCCGAATTGGTCTCGGTGCCGCAACACATCTGTTACAAGTTGCCGGAGGAAATGCCGTTCGAACACGCCGCGTTGATCGAAGCGGTTTCGGTGGCCGTGCACGCGGCGAATCGCACACCGGTCAAGCTGGGTGACACCGCCGTCGTCGTCGGTAGCGGGATGATCGGTTTGCTGACCATCCAAGCGATCCGATTGGCCGGTTGTGCCAAAGTCATCGCGGTGGACCTGGACCAGGATCGGCTGGACGCCGCGCTTGCCTTGGGCGCTGATGTCGCCTTGAAGGCGGATCAGGTCGACGTCGCCGAAGAGGTCCGGAAACTGACCGGCGGTCGCGGAGCGGACGTGGCGTTGGAAGTCGTCGGGGCGACCGCGACGATCGACACGGCGATCGCATGCCTTCGCAAAGGCGGCTCGATCACGCTGGTCGGCAACCTGGCACCCCGCGTCGAAGTTCCCCTGCAGGCGATTGTGACCCGAGAATTGAACGTTTTTGGCACCTGCGCGTCCTGCGGTGAGTACCCTGCGTGTATCGAATTGATGCGCAGCGGCGCGATCAAGGTCGAACCGTTGATCACGGCAACGGCGACGCTTGATGAAGGCCCCGAGTGGTTTTCACGTTTGTATGCCGGCGAGAAAGGTGCGATGAAGGTGGTCATCCAACCCGGCGTGTCGGCCTGA
- a CDS encoding c-type cytochrome, producing MRLLLFLFAVALLETAFIAPCPAQGPTPPTIFLDKSPRIVAYQLGRLDDERLLLVPRSTDDAKYIPVYEAIVGRPAMAAGIREEALQALAELKDSSVAAEMLATITDSKLDSPDAKRLVDLLTGLMLERPTAELTALKPQLSEIASDEDDGTLRSIAMAGLIAAGDAAAAQSIADSDSDATIALLDAIRRLPGKKLKVAQRDVAIAAFESPASAEIKLVAIDALSRIPSDQSDTYQRLVTLVNDPEMRIAVCRGLMRLPAEVFQSESSLDAAKTLVAFAEATPAAQRTTDAFIDAMQLVDRLMTKIPAKDARALRSRLREVTVRVVKIGTVEEEMRYDVPYFAVEAGRPVQILLENHDLMPHNLVLTQPGALKGVAMAGLAAGPEGTGGLPYVPDSPNVIAASEMVAPDKSTRITLTAPSTPGEYPYVCTFPQHWYRMYGVMVVVEDLDAWNQNPVQPADPLGNTRSFVQAWTLEDFAGDFDDDLRGRTPSVGEKVFNEASCVGCHKINNVGGAVGPDLTDTYTKWKSDHVGILREILVPSHKIDSKYAMQVILTTDGKTMSGIVVDENDDTVALLTNPEAKEPVIILQDDIEVIKRSATSMMPKALMDQYTKEEVLDLMAYLQSVAQSAAK from the coding sequence ATGCGTTTGCTTTTATTTCTGTTCGCCGTCGCCCTACTTGAGACCGCCTTCATCGCACCGTGCCCCGCACAGGGGCCCACACCGCCGACAATCTTTCTGGACAAATCGCCGCGGATCGTCGCCTATCAATTGGGACGTCTGGATGACGAACGGTTGTTGCTCGTCCCCCGGTCGACCGATGACGCGAAGTACATTCCGGTCTACGAAGCCATCGTCGGACGTCCCGCGATGGCAGCCGGGATTCGCGAAGAAGCACTCCAGGCGCTCGCCGAATTGAAAGACAGCTCGGTGGCGGCGGAAATGCTTGCGACCATCACCGATTCAAAGCTGGACAGCCCGGACGCGAAACGGTTGGTCGATCTGTTGACCGGATTGATGCTGGAGCGTCCCACGGCCGAATTGACCGCACTCAAGCCTCAACTCTCCGAGATCGCCAGCGATGAAGATGACGGCACGCTGCGTTCGATCGCGATGGCGGGATTGATCGCCGCCGGCGACGCCGCTGCCGCTCAGTCGATCGCCGATTCCGATTCGGACGCCACCATCGCGCTGCTCGACGCGATCCGACGACTGCCGGGCAAAAAGCTGAAGGTCGCTCAGCGTGACGTTGCGATTGCCGCCTTCGAATCCCCTGCGTCAGCGGAAATCAAACTCGTCGCGATCGACGCCCTGTCGCGGATTCCGTCAGACCAATCTGACACCTACCAGCGATTGGTCACATTGGTCAACGATCCCGAAATGCGGATCGCCGTCTGCCGCGGGCTGATGCGATTGCCGGCAGAAGTTTTCCAAAGCGAAAGTTCGTTGGACGCGGCAAAGACCTTGGTCGCGTTTGCCGAAGCGACGCCGGCGGCCCAGCGGACGACCGATGCGTTCATCGATGCCATGCAACTGGTCGATCGCTTGATGACGAAAATCCCGGCCAAAGATGCTCGGGCGTTGCGGAGTCGGCTTCGCGAAGTCACCGTGCGAGTGGTCAAGATCGGGACCGTGGAAGAAGAGATGCGTTACGACGTGCCGTATTTTGCTGTCGAAGCCGGCCGGCCGGTCCAGATTCTGCTTGAGAATCACGATCTGATGCCGCACAACCTGGTGCTCACCCAACCCGGCGCGCTCAAGGGTGTCGCCATGGCCGGTCTGGCCGCCGGACCGGAAGGGACCGGTGGACTGCCCTATGTCCCCGATTCGCCCAACGTGATCGCGGCGAGCGAGATGGTCGCGCCGGACAAGTCGACACGCATCACGTTGACGGCCCCGTCGACGCCGGGCGAGTACCCCTATGTGTGCACGTTTCCCCAGCACTGGTATCGGATGTACGGGGTGATGGTGGTCGTCGAAGACCTGGATGCGTGGAACCAGAATCCGGTCCAGCCGGCCGATCCGCTCGGCAACACCCGATCGTTCGTCCAAGCGTGGACGCTGGAAGATTTCGCGGGCGACTTTGATGACGATCTTCGCGGCCGGACACCCTCGGTCGGGGAGAAAGTCTTCAACGAAGCCTCCTGTGTGGGGTGCCACAAGATCAACAACGTCGGCGGTGCGGTCGGCCCCGATTTGACCGACACGTACACCAAATGGAAGTCCGACCACGTGGGGATCCTCCGCGAGATTCTGGTCCCGTCGCACAAGATCGACAGCAAGTACGCGATGCAGGTCATCCTGACCACGGATGGAAAAACGATGTCGGGAATCGTCGTCGATGAAAACGACGACACCGTCGCACTGCTGACCAACCCCGAAGCGAAGGAGCCGGTGATCATTCTGCAAGACGACATCGAAGTCATCAAACGCAGTGCAACATCGATGATGCCCAAGGCGTTGATGGACCAGTACACCAAGGAAGAAGTGCTGGACCTGATGGCGTACCTCCAATCCGTCGCCCAGTCCGCTGCGAAGTAG